From Numida meleagris isolate 19003 breed g44 Domestic line chromosome 4, NumMel1.0, whole genome shotgun sequence, the proteins below share one genomic window:
- the GMNC gene encoding geminin coiled-coil domain-containing protein 1 isoform X1 produces MSSSRPCPEPDFPGGQGCACPWPVPAGVSKETWAAVCAAEPPEHGQGRREARPPGRLFAPELVGQEEAWRGDQLSSQLYRNKQLQDTLLQKEEELARLHEENNNLRQYLNSALIKCLEEKAKKVLSCHGQKNCAILKNTKRRLKEDYCFAVQETPHASKARRNLFDEFTACEEQASPAVDSWVLETLGLKDVNTIDESSANYSALTSDLGKHTYCLSPGEAINYDHSEAVSAAYSCSHLPPANSTHPCSEDSSFLPQCPSAPRISSPEPSLSSLPAYELPYLTNDLSPNKTEVAFTTFLSPHRNVRTHTFQQGQAFVRREDDGGWRFTWVPKQAE; encoded by the exons ATG AGCAGCAGCCGGCCGTGCCCGGAGCCGGACTTCCCCGGGGGCCAGGGCTGCGCTTGCCCCTGGCCTGTCCCCGCCGGGGTTTCCAAGGAGACGTGGGCCGCCGTCTGCGCCGCGGAGCCGCCCGAGCACGGCCAGGGCCGGCGGGAGGCGCGGCCGCCGG GCCGGCTGTTCGCCCCCGAGCTCGTTGGCCAGGAGGAGGCGTGGCGGGGAGACCAGCTGTCCTCCCAGCTCTACAGGAACAAGCAG CTTCAAGATACTTTGCTTCAGAAGGAGGAGGAGCTCGCTAGgttacatgaagaaaataataacctCCGACAGTACCTGAATTCTGCCCTGATTAAGtgtttagaagaaaaagctaaG aaagtgCTATCCTGCCATGGCCAAAAAAACTGTGCTATTCTCAAAAACACGAAAAGGAGATTAAAAGAGGACTACTGCTTTGCTGTTCAAGAAACTCCTCATGCTTCTAAAGCTAGAAGGAACCTCTTTGATGAATTCACTGCCTGTGAAGAGCaagccagccctgctgtggaCAGCTGGGTCTTGGAGACTTTAGGATTAAAAGATGTCAACACCATTGATGAATCTTCAGCTAACTACAGTGCCTTGACCTCAGACCTTGGAAAACACACATACTGCCTTAGCCCTGGTGAAGCCATCAACTATGACCACAGCGAAGCAGTGTCAGCAGCATACAGCTGCAGCCACTTGCCTCCAGCTAACAGTACCCATCCATGCAGTGAGgactcttccttcctcccccagTGTCCTTCAGCACCACGCATCTCCTCACCAGAGCCAAGcctttcctcccttccagcCTACGAGTTGCCATATTTGACTAATGATTTGTCACCTAACAAAACAGAAGTGGCCTTCACAACATTTCTAAGTCCTCACCGCAATGTGAGAACACACACTTTCCAACAAGGACAAGCTTTTGTGCGCAGAGAAGATGATGGAGGATGGAGATTCACCTGGGTGCCCAAACAGGCTGAATAA
- the GMNC gene encoding geminin coiled-coil domain-containing protein 1 isoform X2, with protein sequence MPLRLTETRGLRGWVEFPKQTPCSANPSSLYHRAIAIKLQSQHLFISISIPQLQDTLLQKEEELARLHEENNNLRQYLNSALIKCLEEKAKKVLSCHGQKNCAILKNTKRRLKEDYCFAVQETPHASKARRNLFDEFTACEEQASPAVDSWVLETLGLKDVNTIDESSANYSALTSDLGKHTYCLSPGEAINYDHSEAVSAAYSCSHLPPANSTHPCSEDSSFLPQCPSAPRISSPEPSLSSLPAYELPYLTNDLSPNKTEVAFTTFLSPHRNVRTHTFQQGQAFVRREDDGGWRFTWVPKQAE encoded by the exons ATGCCACTTAGATTAACAGAGACAAGAGGCTTAAGGGGATGGGTTGAGTTCCCAAAGCAAACACCCTGTTCAGCAAATCCAAGCAGCCTGTACCATAGGGCAATTGCTATTAAGTTACAGAGTCAACACCTATTCATCAGTATCTCTATTCCACAGCTTCAAGATACTTTGCTTCAGAAGGAGGAGGAGCTCGCTAGgttacatgaagaaaataataacctCCGACAGTACCTGAATTCTGCCCTGATTAAGtgtttagaagaaaaagctaaG aaagtgCTATCCTGCCATGGCCAAAAAAACTGTGCTATTCTCAAAAACACGAAAAGGAGATTAAAAGAGGACTACTGCTTTGCTGTTCAAGAAACTCCTCATGCTTCTAAAGCTAGAAGGAACCTCTTTGATGAATTCACTGCCTGTGAAGAGCaagccagccctgctgtggaCAGCTGGGTCTTGGAGACTTTAGGATTAAAAGATGTCAACACCATTGATGAATCTTCAGCTAACTACAGTGCCTTGACCTCAGACCTTGGAAAACACACATACTGCCTTAGCCCTGGTGAAGCCATCAACTATGACCACAGCGAAGCAGTGTCAGCAGCATACAGCTGCAGCCACTTGCCTCCAGCTAACAGTACCCATCCATGCAGTGAGgactcttccttcctcccccagTGTCCTTCAGCACCACGCATCTCCTCACCAGAGCCAAGcctttcctcccttccagcCTACGAGTTGCCATATTTGACTAATGATTTGTCACCTAACAAAACAGAAGTGGCCTTCACAACATTTCTAAGTCCTCACCGCAATGTGAGAACACACACTTTCCAACAAGGACAAGCTTTTGTGCGCAGAGAAGATGATGGAGGATGGAGATTCACCTGGGTGCCCAAACAGGCTGAATAA